A single genomic interval of Adhaeribacter pallidiroseus harbors:
- the rhaT gene encoding L-rhamnose/proton symporter RhaT, giving the protein MQVILGLFYHFIGGFASGSFYIPFKKVKQWAWESYWLVGGIFSWLIVPPLGAALTAPGYLATLTRTPLSTLFYTYLMGLLWGIGGLTFGLTMRYLGLSLGMAIVLGFCAAFGTLIPPIFYEFFGRSGNAKTISELLSTTSGLIIFAGVLLCLAGIAICGKAGTLKEQELSAEQKTENIKEFNFPKGILVAIFSGVLSAFMSFGYETGKPIAEATVARGIDPLWQNNPTLVVILLGGLTTNLIWCVYLNFKNKTGGDYTNTAAPLARNYFFSALAGTTWYLQFFFYGMGESLFSANGLGFSSWTLHMAFIIIVSNIWGIYFNEWKGASPRTMRVIVLGIITVIVSTMVVGYGNYLAA; this is encoded by the coding sequence ATGCAGGTTATTCTGGGACTTTTCTACCATTTTATCGGGGGTTTTGCCTCCGGCAGTTTTTACATACCGTTTAAAAAAGTAAAGCAATGGGCCTGGGAAAGTTACTGGCTGGTAGGCGGCATTTTTTCGTGGTTAATTGTGCCACCGCTCGGCGCGGCGCTAACGGCCCCTGGTTACCTGGCCACGCTCACCCGCACGCCCCTATCTACGCTTTTTTATACCTACTTAATGGGTTTGCTCTGGGGTATTGGGGGCTTAACTTTTGGGTTAACCATGCGGTATTTGGGTTTATCGTTGGGCATGGCCATCGTGCTGGGTTTTTGTGCAGCTTTCGGTACGCTGATTCCCCCCATTTTTTACGAGTTTTTTGGCCGGTCGGGTAATGCCAAAACCATCTCGGAATTGCTCAGCACTACTTCCGGGTTGATTATTTTTGCCGGCGTGTTATTGTGTTTGGCCGGCATTGCTATTTGCGGCAAAGCAGGTACCTTAAAAGAACAGGAATTATCGGCCGAACAAAAAACCGAAAACATTAAAGAATTCAACTTCCCGAAAGGCATTCTGGTAGCCATCTTTTCCGGGGTGCTCAGTGCGTTTATGTCGTTTGGCTACGAAACCGGCAAGCCCATTGCCGAGGCTACCGTGGCTCGGGGCATTGATCCGTTGTGGCAGAATAATCCCACTTTGGTCGTTATTTTACTGGGTGGCTTAACTACTAACCTGATCTGGTGTGTTTATTTAAATTTTAAAAATAAAACCGGTGGCGACTACACCAACACCGCGGCCCCGCTCGCCCGGAATTACTTTTTCTCAGCCCTAGCGGGTACCACCTGGTATTTGCAGTTCTTTTTCTACGGCATGGGCGAAAGTCTTTTTTCGGCCAACGGCCTGGGTTTTAGTAGCTGGACCTTACACATGGCATTTATTATTATTGTGAGCAATATCTGGGGTATTTACTTTAACGAATGGAAGGGAGCCAGTCCGCGAACCATGCGCGTTATTGTTCTGGGCATTATTACCGTAATTGTTTCTACCATGGTGGTAGGTTATGGCAATTACTTGGCCGCTTAA